A genomic stretch from Candidatus Nitrotoga arctica includes:
- a CDS encoding OmpH family outer membrane protein, translated as MKTWSMKFMQILLLVGSTQALAADFRVGIVNTERILRESAPAVKAEKKIEKEFSGRDQEIKKVAKQVKDVQTLMEKEGLTLPDGEKRNKERELANLNMNLQRMQRGFSEDLNLRKNEEMSVVLEHANKAIQALAEKEKYDLILQEAVYRNPNIDITEKVLKYMANDK; from the coding sequence ATGAAAACTTGGAGTATGAAGTTTATGCAGATATTGCTGTTGGTCGGCAGTACTCAAGCATTGGCGGCTGATTTTCGGGTAGGTATAGTGAATACCGAACGCATTTTGCGTGAATCGGCTCCCGCTGTGAAGGCCGAGAAAAAGATTGAGAAGGAGTTTTCCGGACGCGACCAGGAAATCAAGAAAGTCGCTAAGCAGGTGAAAGATGTACAAACACTCATGGAAAAAGAAGGTCTGACCCTGCCAGATGGTGAAAAACGCAACAAGGAACGTGAACTGGCCAATCTCAACATGAATCTACAACGCATGCAACGTGGTTTTAGCGAAGATTTGAATCTGCGCAAGAATGAGGAAATGTCAGTGGTTCTGGAACATGCCAATAAAGCAATTCAAGCGCTTGCAGAAAAAGAAAAGTATGATTTGATATTACAAGAAGCTGTATATCGCAACCCAAATATTGATATTACCGAAAAAGTTTTGAAATACATGGCGAATGATAAATAA
- the lpxA gene encoding acyl-ACP--UDP-N-acetylglucosamine O-acyltransferase, with protein MVMLHPTALIHPNAKLASNVEVGAYSIIGEHVEIGKNTHIGPHVVIGGHTSIGQHNRIFQFCSLGEIPQDKKYAGEPTRLEIGDNNTIREFCTFNIGTSQDAGVTRVGNNNWIMAYVHLAHDCQIGSHTIFANNASLAGHVKIADYAILGGFSIVHQFCQIGMHAIIGMGSVLLQDVPPYVTAAGNPAAPHGINSEGLKRRGFSSTAVMAIKRAYKTLYKSGLMLEQAKVVIEEQAAEYPDLNVLVDFLGRSQRGFIR; from the coding sequence ATTGTAATGCTTCACCCTACAGCCCTTATTCACCCAAACGCTAAGTTGGCAAGTAACGTTGAGGTGGGTGCGTATTCAATCATCGGCGAGCATGTCGAGATAGGCAAAAATACACATATCGGTCCACATGTAGTGATCGGCGGACATACCAGCATCGGCCAGCACAACCGCATATTTCAGTTTTGTTCACTGGGGGAAATCCCACAAGACAAGAAGTACGCTGGTGAACCGACACGGCTGGAAATTGGTGATAACAATACCATTCGTGAATTCTGTACCTTCAATATAGGCACCTCACAAGATGCTGGCGTGACACGTGTTGGAAACAATAACTGGATCATGGCCTATGTGCATTTGGCGCATGATTGTCAGATCGGAAGCCACACTATTTTTGCTAATAACGCAAGTCTGGCCGGACATGTCAAGATTGCTGATTATGCAATCCTGGGAGGGTTTTCTATAGTGCACCAGTTTTGTCAAATTGGCATGCATGCGATTATTGGAATGGGATCTGTTCTCTTGCAGGATGTTCCGCCTTATGTTACAGCCGCTGGCAACCCGGCTGCACCTCACGGTATTAATTCAGAAGGGTTAAAGCGGCGTGGTTTTTCAAGTACAGCGGTAATGGCGATTAAGCGCGCTTATAAGACCTTGTACAAATCGGGGTTGATGTTAGAGCAGGCTAAAGTTGTCATTGAAGAACAGGCAGCAGAATATCCAGATTTAAATGTACTGGTTGATTTTCTAGGTCGTTCGCAACGCGGCTTTATTCGTTAA
- the rnhB gene encoding ribonuclease HII, with translation MNNQLLICGVDEAGRGPLAGPVYAAAVILNNCRPIEGLDDSKKLSEKRRNYLALEIKQYALAWAIAEASVKEIDSINILRASLLAMRRAIKMLQIRPHEVLVDGLYCPNTGLPSRAIVRGDSSVASISAASILAKTARDAAMLLLHDTYPQYGFAAHKGYATEVHLVALRMHGVSAEHRRSFRPVREALEQKKR, from the coding sequence GTGAACAACCAACTACTTATCTGTGGAGTGGATGAAGCGGGGCGCGGGCCGTTAGCAGGACCAGTCTATGCCGCTGCGGTAATATTGAATAACTGCCGGCCAATAGAGGGACTAGATGATTCCAAGAAGCTCAGCGAAAAGCGGCGTAATTATCTAGCGTTAGAAATAAAGCAATATGCCTTGGCATGGGCGATTGCAGAGGCTTCAGTCAAAGAGATTGATTCCATCAATATTTTGCGTGCCAGCCTGTTGGCTATGCGCCGTGCAATTAAAATGCTACAGATCCGACCGCATGAAGTTTTGGTCGACGGTCTGTATTGCCCGAATACGGGACTCCCGAGCCGTGCCATTGTGCGAGGGGATAGCAGTGTTGCGTCCATCTCGGCAGCTTCTATATTAGCTAAAACCGCGCGTGACGCGGCTATGCTGTTGCTACATGATACCTATCCACAATATGGTTTTGCTGCGCATAAAGGCTACGCGACTGAGGTACATCTGGTGGCATTGAGGATGCACGGCGTTTCCGCCGAACATAGAAGAAGTTTCCGACCCGTACGAGAAGCATTGGAGCAGAAAAAGAGATGA
- a CDS encoding sulfotransferase family protein: MNEFWIKVDKTLRYHGRQILRSTRGVWWDMRRLPMERPVFVIGCSRAGTTLVYKTFSESKNLGTLQRETHDFWTEMHSPASKHWNTHALIAQDATQNDRDTVARYFYAHTGKTRFIDKNNQNGLGVSYLYSLFPDAHFVYVKRNPGDNINSLIEGWNKPKEFATWSNLLPEQISVENGRHTQWCFFLANGWRDYINASVEEVCAFQYNAINQAILDAQCIIPTAQWSEVFYEDIVRHPTESFRKLFEASGLPFGAQLQAHCENVLDTPYNAFSEIRLDKWKDSRNCEKIERVLAKVQATACAMGYKL, encoded by the coding sequence TTGAATGAATTCTGGATAAAAGTCGATAAAACGCTTCGCTATCATGGACGGCAGATTCTACGTTCAACGCGCGGTGTGTGGTGGGATATGCGCCGCTTACCTATGGAACGCCCCGTCTTCGTCATTGGCTGTAGCCGAGCGGGCACCACTTTGGTGTATAAAACATTTTCTGAATCAAAGAATTTAGGCACGCTGCAGCGGGAAACGCATGATTTCTGGACGGAGATGCATTCTCCGGCCAGCAAACACTGGAATACCCATGCGTTAATCGCACAAGACGCCACTCAAAACGACAGGGATACTGTGGCCCGCTATTTTTATGCCCATACTGGTAAAACAAGGTTTATCGACAAAAATAACCAGAATGGCTTAGGTGTATCCTATTTATATTCCTTATTTCCTGATGCGCATTTCGTTTACGTAAAACGCAACCCCGGTGACAACATCAATTCTCTTATCGAGGGTTGGAACAAACCAAAGGAATTCGCCACCTGGTCAAATTTATTACCGGAACAAATCTCTGTCGAGAATGGACGGCATACGCAATGGTGTTTCTTCCTTGCCAATGGCTGGCGTGACTATATAAATGCATCTGTCGAGGAGGTCTGTGCATTCCAGTATAACGCGATCAACCAAGCTATCCTCGATGCCCAGTGCATTATTCCAACCGCACAATGGAGCGAAGTTTTCTACGAAGATATAGTGCGTCACCCAACAGAGAGTTTCCGCAAGCTATTCGAGGCTAGCGGCTTACCTTTTGGTGCGCAACTACAAGCGCATTGCGAGAATGTGTTAGACACACCTTACAACGCCTTCTCCGAAATCCGCTTGGACAAGTGGAAGGATAGCCGTAATTGCGAAAAAATTGAGCGAGTGCTGGCTAAAGTTCAAGCGACCGCCTGTGCCATGGGATATAAACTTTGA
- the rseP gene encoding RIP metalloprotease RseP, translating into MITLLAFIAAIAILVVIHEMGHYWVARLCGVKVLRFSVGFGKTIYTKRFANSETDWVISAIPLGGYVKMLDEREGKVAAHELHLAFNRKPVLQRMAIVVAGPVANLLLAILLFWALFIYGVPSLKPMLGKVLPNTPAATASLQAQETIVSINEQAIPSWEQVSWVLLDLALQGATEARIEARTAQGEIVRHALNLKALTPDDMDENFLHSLGLQPYQPLVRPVIGKLVEGGVAQRAGLLPNDKVLRVDSQSIEDWKDLVKAVRGHPGQLLKLEIERSDTLRVVNLTPEATSEANITVGKIGVAPYIDRREFDALLTIVRYAPLAAFGHAVRKTWEIAKMSLKSLGKMVIGEMSLKNLSGPITIADYAGQSAQMGMVAYLNFLALISISLGVLNLLPIPLLDGGHLLYYMAELIKGSPMSEKAWGAGQKIGIVLLVTLMALALFNDFSRVF; encoded by the coding sequence ATGATCACACTACTGGCTTTCATTGCGGCTATAGCGATACTCGTAGTGATCCATGAGATGGGGCACTACTGGGTAGCACGATTGTGCGGAGTGAAAGTATTGCGTTTTTCAGTTGGTTTCGGCAAGACAATTTATACCAAACGCTTTGCAAATAGCGAGACAGATTGGGTGATCTCCGCCATTCCCTTAGGCGGTTATGTCAAGATGCTGGATGAGCGTGAAGGTAAAGTAGCAGCGCATGAGCTGCATCTTGCATTTAATCGTAAACCTGTGCTGCAGCGCATGGCTATCGTGGTGGCGGGGCCGGTGGCCAATCTACTACTGGCTATTTTATTATTCTGGGCGTTATTCATCTATGGCGTGCCGAGCCTTAAACCTATGCTGGGCAAAGTATTACCGAATACCCCTGCAGCAACAGCATCCTTGCAAGCGCAGGAAACCATCGTCAGCATTAATGAGCAAGCCATTCCGAGCTGGGAGCAAGTGAGCTGGGTATTATTGGATCTCGCTCTGCAAGGTGCTACCGAAGCACGCATAGAAGCGCGCACTGCCCAAGGAGAAATAGTCCGGCATGCGCTCAATCTGAAAGCCCTCACTCCGGATGATATGGATGAAAATTTTTTGCACTCTCTCGGTTTACAACCTTATCAGCCGTTGGTACGCCCCGTCATCGGAAAGTTGGTAGAAGGTGGGGTTGCCCAACGTGCAGGACTACTCCCAAATGATAAAGTTCTGCGAGTAGATAGCCAGAGTATCGAAGATTGGAAAGACTTGGTGAAGGCAGTGCGCGGTCATCCGGGACAGCTACTGAAGTTGGAAATTGAACGAAGTGACACGCTACGGGTTGTTAATCTCACGCCTGAAGCAACCAGCGAAGCAAATATAACGGTAGGCAAGATTGGAGTTGCTCCGTACATAGATCGGCGTGAGTTCGACGCATTGTTGACTATAGTGCGTTATGCGCCGCTTGCAGCATTCGGGCATGCCGTACGAAAGACTTGGGAAATTGCCAAGATGAGTTTGAAATCGTTGGGTAAAATGGTCATAGGCGAAATGTCGCTGAAAAATCTGAGCGGGCCAATTACCATTGCCGATTATGCTGGACAGTCAGCACAGATGGGTATGGTTGCATACCTGAATTTCCTGGCGCTGATCAGTATTAGCCTCGGAGTGTTGAATTTGCTGCCTATCCCCTTATTAGATGGTGGGCATTTGCTGTATTATATGGCCGAGTTAATTAAAGGCAGTCCGATGTCCGAGAAGGCTTGGGGGGCAGGGCAGAAAATTGGTATTGTGCTGCTCGTTACCTTGATGGCTCTCGCGTTGTTTAACGACTTTAGCCGCGTATTTTAG
- the fabZ gene encoding 3-hydroxyacyl-ACP dehydratase FabZ has protein sequence MSTGTQMDIYEVLEYLPHRYPFLLIDRVLSYDPGKDIVALKNVSINEPFFGGHFPHHPVMPGVLIVEAMAQAAAILTFKTLGTKPDDKSVYYFVGIDGARFKKPVSAGDQLILKVSFLRNLRGLWKFSATVEVDEQIVAEAELMCTVREL, from the coding sequence ATGAGCACAGGCACCCAAATGGACATCTATGAAGTTTTGGAATACTTGCCGCACCGTTATCCGTTTCTACTAATCGATCGTGTGCTGTCATACGATCCTGGTAAGGATATCGTGGCATTGAAAAATGTCAGTATCAATGAACCTTTTTTTGGCGGTCATTTTCCGCATCATCCGGTTATGCCCGGAGTGCTGATCGTCGAAGCCATGGCGCAGGCTGCGGCAATCCTGACATTTAAGACCCTAGGCACCAAGCCGGACGATAAATCAGTTTATTATTTTGTTGGTATTGATGGAGCGCGTTTTAAGAAGCCAGTGAGCGCGGGTGACCAACTCATTTTAAAGGTATCGTTCCTCCGTAATTTGCGCGGTCTATGGAAGTTTTCTGCGACTGTGGAAGTAGACGAACAGATTGTCGCAGAGGCTGAATTGATGTGTACTGTTCGGGAATTGTAA
- the lpxD gene encoding UDP-3-O-(3-hydroxymyristoyl)glucosamine N-acyltransferase, whose product MKRTNYSLKEIAARFGGLLLGNTETTVNQIATLENAQAGHITFLASAKYRPLLAATRASAIIVGSTDAEATSLPRIVCDNPYVYFAKVSAFLNPLPLVVPGIHSSAVIEEGAHIDPTAYIGPNVVIGADTRIGAGCAIMAGCSIGAGVTIGIDGRLYPRVVVYHNCVLGNRLIAHSGVVIGADGFGIAMNEGRWLKIPQIGRVVIGDDVEIGANTTIDRGALDDTVIEEGVKLDNLIQIAHNVRIGAHTAIAGCVGIAGSAIIGRHCRIGGGTGILGHTQISDHVEISSYTMIGKSIREPGTYTGIFPFSTHDVWRKNAAQLRHLDELANKVKMLQQEVEILRKEG is encoded by the coding sequence ATGAAGCGAACAAACTATAGCCTTAAAGAAATCGCAGCACGTTTCGGTGGTTTGTTGCTGGGTAATACCGAGACAACGGTTAATCAAATAGCTACGCTAGAAAATGCGCAAGCAGGGCATATTACTTTTTTAGCGAGCGCAAAATATCGTCCGCTGCTTGCTGCTACGCGTGCCAGTGCAATAATTGTAGGCTCGACAGACGCTGAGGCGACATCACTTCCCCGCATCGTATGCGATAACCCTTATGTTTATTTTGCCAAGGTTTCCGCATTTCTAAATCCTCTACCTTTGGTCGTGCCGGGCATACACTCCAGCGCCGTGATTGAGGAAGGTGCTCATATTGATCCGACCGCCTATATTGGCCCAAATGTAGTGATCGGTGCAGATACCAGGATAGGAGCTGGCTGTGCGATTATGGCAGGATGTAGTATTGGTGCAGGGGTAACTATAGGTATAGATGGACGCTTATATCCACGTGTCGTGGTATATCACAATTGTGTTTTGGGAAACAGACTGATAGCACATTCTGGCGTAGTGATCGGCGCAGACGGTTTCGGCATAGCGATGAATGAAGGCCGCTGGCTGAAAATTCCGCAGATCGGGCGTGTGGTCATTGGCGATGATGTGGAGATCGGCGCGAATACCACTATCGATCGTGGCGCATTGGATGACACAGTGATTGAGGAAGGAGTCAAGTTAGATAATCTGATTCAGATTGCGCACAATGTTCGCATTGGTGCACATACCGCTATTGCTGGATGTGTTGGCATTGCAGGTAGCGCGATTATCGGGCGCCATTGTCGGATAGGTGGTGGAACCGGTATTTTAGGACATACACAGATATCGGATCATGTCGAGATTTCTTCTTATACGATGATCGGAAAATCTATTCGGGAACCCGGTACCTATACGGGAATTTTTCCATTCAGTACGCACGATGTGTGGCGCAAAAATGCTGCCCAGCTACGTCATCTGGATGAGCTGGCAAATAAAGTAAAAATGCTGCAGCAAGAGGTTGAGATTTTAAGGAAGGAAGGTTGA
- the lpxB gene encoding lipid-A-disaccharide synthase — MTQQVKVIGIVAGEASGDLLASHMMEELKRAVPSVKFIGIGGPKMQAVGMQVLFPQEKLAVRGYVEVLRHYCEILGIRRKLRAYFYAHPPDLFIGIDAPDFNLDLELKLKEHGIPTVHYISPSIWAWRGERIHKIKRAVSHMLALFPFETPLYEKAGIPVTYVGHPLADILPEVPNRNAMREQMRLPMQSKVFAFLPGSRQSEVRNLALIFINTARVILQKLPEAIFLVPLATIETRRIFEEILRHCGGQNLPIRIQFGHAHDAIIAADVVLVASGTATLEVALLKRPMVITYKMPALSYWLLKPKAYQPYFGLPNILAGKFVVPELFQDNATPENLAQALLNWLSNKEAVTELEAIFTDMHSTLRQGNAHKAAQAILSYLGMQQGANK, encoded by the coding sequence ATGACACAGCAAGTAAAAGTGATCGGCATTGTTGCCGGTGAAGCTTCAGGTGACCTGCTCGCCAGTCATATGATGGAGGAACTAAAACGGGCAGTGCCCAGCGTGAAATTCATCGGAATCGGTGGACCCAAGATGCAGGCAGTTGGTATGCAAGTATTATTCCCGCAGGAAAAGCTTGCAGTGCGCGGTTATGTCGAAGTGCTGAGACATTATTGTGAAATTTTGGGTATACGTCGCAAGCTCCGAGCGTATTTCTATGCTCATCCCCCCGATTTATTTATTGGTATTGATGCACCAGATTTTAATCTGGATCTAGAGTTGAAGCTCAAGGAACATGGCATTCCTACCGTACATTACATTAGTCCATCCATTTGGGCATGGCGCGGCGAACGTATCCACAAGATTAAACGTGCGGTATCGCATATGCTGGCGTTATTTCCTTTTGAAACTCCACTATATGAAAAAGCAGGCATTCCGGTAACCTATGTCGGGCACCCTTTGGCCGATATATTGCCAGAGGTACCCAATCGGAACGCAATGCGCGAGCAGATGCGTTTGCCCATGCAAAGTAAAGTATTTGCCTTTCTGCCAGGAAGTCGTCAGAGTGAGGTGCGAAATCTGGCTTTAATCTTTATTAATACCGCGAGAGTTATTTTACAAAAACTACCTGAAGCAATCTTCCTTGTACCATTGGCGACCATTGAAACGCGTCGTATTTTTGAGGAAATATTGAGGCATTGCGGGGGACAGAATTTGCCAATCAGGATCCAATTTGGCCATGCGCACGATGCGATTATCGCTGCAGATGTTGTGCTGGTTGCATCGGGTACCGCTACGCTGGAAGTTGCGCTACTCAAACGTCCCATGGTGATTACTTACAAGATGCCAGCCTTGTCATATTGGCTATTAAAGCCCAAGGCATACCAGCCATATTTCGGTCTTCCAAATATTCTTGCGGGTAAATTTGTAGTGCCAGAGCTGTTTCAGGATAATGCAACACCGGAGAACCTTGCACAGGCGCTGCTAAACTGGTTGTCTAACAAAGAAGCAGTTACCGAACTAGAGGCAATATTTACCGATATGCATTCCACGCTTAGGCAGGGTAATGCGCATAAAGCCGCGCAAGCTATTTTGTCATATCTGGGTATGCAACAGGGAGCCAACAAGTGA
- the bamA gene encoding outer membrane protein assembly factor BamA, giving the protein MKLKNLAGLIPLLYATSAIAIEPFVVKDIRVEGIQRTEPGTVFSYLPVKVGDKLDDEHAAAAIRALFATGFFKDVRLEMQQGVLIVLVRERPSIASIEINGVKDFPKDTLRDNLKSVGLADGRIFDKSALDKAEQELKRQYVARGKYGVKFSTTVTELERNRVAIIFNVVEGETSKIRQINIIGNQTFNEKKLKDLMQLGTPNWISWFTKNDQYSKQKLSADLETLRSLYLDAGYLEFSIDSTQVSITPDKEHIYITINISEGAKYTVSDVKVSGPENILPHVETRKLIKVQAGDVFSRKELTDSTKKIGDRLGEDGYAFANVNAVPDIDKEKHQVGFTYVVDPGSRAYVRHIDITGNTKTRDLVIRREFRQMEGAWYSASKIKTSKQKVDRLDFFSEVNIETLPVPGTNDQLDVSLAVKEKSTGDFSVGAGISSNVGVVFTGSVTQRNLFGTGNNLSTQINTSKINQVYSVSYTNPYFTDNGVSQGFDVYKRNVNSTYTAISPYLSSTIGGGVRFGVPISDFENTHYGLSAEKTQLTLTDTSSLQMKDYVRIFGPSTSNLVSSVGWSQDSRDSAIYTTAGTVQRAFVEVALPVSNQRFYKLTYQQQWFYPISQNVTLMLNGEAGGAEGYGGLPVPFFKNFYAGGPGSVRGFKPFSIGPRDLNNNSLGGTRRIVGNAELLFPMPGMNKDRSVRLSAFVDVGTVFGLGLTASDSLRYSTGVAVTWVSPVGPLKISVGVPLNKQPSDKLQIFQFTLGSLF; this is encoded by the coding sequence ATGAAATTGAAAAATCTAGCGGGGCTTATCCCGCTGTTGTACGCCACGTCCGCCATAGCCATCGAACCTTTTGTGGTTAAGGATATTCGTGTAGAAGGTATACAGCGTACTGAGCCAGGCACTGTATTCAGCTATTTACCGGTCAAGGTCGGTGACAAACTGGATGATGAACATGCTGCTGCGGCAATCCGTGCATTGTTCGCCACTGGTTTTTTCAAGGATGTGCGCCTTGAAATGCAACAGGGAGTGTTAATTGTCCTGGTGCGCGAACGTCCGTCCATCGCCAGCATTGAAATTAACGGAGTGAAGGACTTTCCGAAAGATACGCTGCGCGACAATCTTAAGTCGGTTGGGCTGGCGGATGGTCGTATCTTCGATAAATCTGCCTTGGATAAAGCGGAGCAAGAACTCAAACGTCAGTATGTGGCGCGCGGCAAATATGGGGTGAAATTCAGCACCACTGTTACCGAGTTAGAACGCAACCGTGTTGCTATCATCTTTAATGTGGTAGAGGGCGAAACCTCTAAAATCAGGCAAATTAATATTATCGGTAACCAGACTTTTAACGAAAAAAAATTGAAGGATTTGATGCAGCTCGGTACACCAAACTGGATAAGCTGGTTTACCAAAAATGATCAATATTCCAAGCAAAAACTGTCAGCTGATTTGGAAACTTTACGTTCACTTTATCTTGACGCGGGCTATCTGGAATTTTCCATAGACTCTACCCAAGTTTCTATCACACCAGACAAAGAGCACATTTACATCACCATTAATATTAGCGAAGGCGCCAAGTACACAGTTTCCGATGTTAAGGTATCTGGACCTGAAAATATCTTGCCGCATGTAGAGACGCGTAAATTGATTAAAGTACAAGCGGGTGATGTATTTTCTCGTAAGGAGCTGACCGATTCCACTAAGAAAATAGGCGACCGCCTTGGTGAGGATGGTTATGCTTTCGCTAATGTCAATGCGGTACCGGATATAGATAAAGAAAAGCATCAGGTGGGGTTCACCTATGTAGTCGACCCTGGCTCGCGAGCCTATGTGCGACACATCGATATTACAGGTAACACTAAAACTCGCGACCTGGTGATTCGGCGCGAATTTCGTCAGATGGAGGGCGCGTGGTATTCAGCGTCTAAAATTAAGACGTCCAAACAAAAAGTCGATCGTTTGGACTTTTTTAGTGAAGTAAATATTGAGACCCTCCCGGTGCCTGGTACAAATGACCAGCTAGATGTTAGTCTGGCTGTTAAGGAAAAGTCCACCGGAGATTTTTCGGTCGGTGCCGGAATATCCAGTAACGTTGGAGTGGTGTTTACTGGTTCTGTCACTCAGCGAAATTTGTTCGGTACCGGCAACAATCTATCTACACAAATTAATACCAGCAAGATTAATCAAGTGTATTCGGTGTCCTATACCAACCCGTATTTCACTGATAATGGAGTGAGCCAGGGTTTTGATGTATATAAACGCAACGTGAATTCCACTTACACAGCAATTAGCCCATACCTTTCTTCAACCATTGGAGGAGGAGTGCGTTTTGGCGTACCAATCAGCGACTTCGAGAATACACATTATGGTTTATCGGCGGAAAAAACCCAATTGACACTTACCGATACCAGCTCGCTACAAATGAAAGATTACGTTAGAATCTTTGGACCTTCCACAAGTAACCTGGTGAGCTCGGTGGGCTGGAGTCAGGATAGCCGTGACAGCGCTATTTACACTACGGCGGGAACGGTGCAGCGTGCTTTTGTAGAAGTAGCTTTGCCGGTCTCCAATCAGCGGTTTTACAAGCTTACCTATCAGCAACAGTGGTTCTATCCGATAAGTCAAAATGTTACCCTTATGCTAAATGGCGAAGCTGGAGGTGCGGAAGGCTATGGCGGCTTACCAGTGCCATTCTTCAAGAATTTCTATGCTGGCGGACCAGGTTCGGTGCGTGGTTTTAAGCCATTTTCCATTGGGCCGCGAGACCTTAACAATAATTCCTTGGGTGGCACCCGACGCATAGTCGGAAACGCTGAATTACTATTTCCCATGCCTGGAATGAACAAGGACAGGTCAGTGCGCTTGAGTGCTTTTGTAGACGTTGGCACGGTGTTTGGCTTGGGCCTTACGGCATCTGACAGCTTGCGTTATTCTACTGGTGTCGCTGTTACTTGGGTATCACCGGTTGGCCCACTTAAAATTAGCGTGGGTGTTCCGCTAAACAAGCAACCTAGTGACAAATTACAAATATTCCAGTTCACGTTGGGTTCGTTATTTTAA